The following proteins come from a genomic window of Geomonas sp. RF6:
- a CDS encoding DUF4242 domain-containing protein — MPKYVIEREIPGAGQIPANDLQAISQKSCSVLSGLGPQIQWVHSYVTDNKIYCVYIAPNKEMVLEHAKQGGFPANSVEEVKTIIDPTTAE; from the coding sequence ATGCCAAAATACGTCATCGAACGCGAAATTCCCGGCGCAGGACAGATCCCCGCTAACGACCTCCAGGCCATTTCCCAGAAGTCCTGCAGCGTCCTTTCCGGCCTCGGGCCGCAGATCCAGTGGGTACACAGCTATGTCACCGACAACAAGATCTACTGTGTGTACATCGCGCCGAACAAGGAGATGGTACTGGAGCATGCGAAGCAGGGCGGCTTCCCGGCCAACAGCGTCGAAGAAGTAAAGACGATCATCGATCCGACCACCGCTGAATAG
- a CDS encoding HesA/MoeB/ThiF family protein, whose product MENLLAYLKEGAADGLLPWSVQDSAAVRFGLSHAAVEEAALSNGLFPARYQRNRKMIDAAGQARLFASRAAVIGCGGLGGYVIEELARLGVGQIVAVDPDIFEEHNLNRQLLSSPKSLGKPKVEMAYRRVAEINPAVTVTPHYKAYCAGNGEEILRGCDVVVDALDSIAVRLELAESCAELAIPMVYGAIGGWYGQVATQLPGDRTVQQIYRNWSAGKGIEKELGNPSFTPAVVASLEVAEACKILLGKGELLRRRKLSIDLLEMEIHEISYEDVQETVSSPAAAPGRAAG is encoded by the coding sequence ATGGAGAATCTCCTCGCATACCTGAAGGAGGGCGCCGCAGACGGCCTCCTCCCCTGGTCCGTCCAGGACAGCGCTGCCGTGCGCTTTGGCCTCAGCCATGCCGCGGTGGAAGAAGCTGCCCTGTCAAACGGCCTCTTCCCGGCGCGCTACCAGCGCAACCGGAAGATGATCGATGCGGCGGGGCAGGCGCGCCTTTTCGCCAGCCGCGCCGCGGTGATCGGCTGCGGCGGGCTCGGCGGGTATGTGATAGAGGAACTGGCGCGTTTAGGCGTCGGCCAGATCGTCGCTGTCGATCCCGACATCTTCGAGGAGCACAACCTGAACCGCCAGCTCCTCTCTTCCCCGAAGTCACTCGGCAAGCCGAAGGTGGAGATGGCGTACCGCCGGGTGGCGGAGATAAATCCCGCAGTCACGGTCACCCCCCACTACAAGGCGTACTGTGCAGGGAACGGAGAGGAGATCCTGCGCGGCTGCGACGTCGTCGTCGACGCACTGGACAGCATAGCGGTGAGGCTCGAGCTCGCGGAAAGCTGCGCGGAGCTCGCCATCCCCATGGTGTACGGAGCGATCGGCGGCTGGTACGGGCAGGTGGCGACCCAGCTCCCGGGAGATCGCACCGTGCAGCAGATCTATCGCAACTGGAGCGCAGGGAAAGGTATCGAAAAGGAGCTCGGCAATCCCTCCTTCACCCCAGCCGTCGTGGCGAGCCTGGAGGTTGCCGAGGCATGCAAAATCCTTCTGGGGAAGGGAGAGCTTTTGCGCAGGAGAAAGCTCTCCATAGACCTTCTGGAGATGGAGATCCATGAGATATCGTACGAGGATGTGCAGGAGACCGTCTCCTCCCCCGCCGCCGCACCTGGAAGAGCCGCGGGATGA
- a CDS encoding MoaD/ThiS family protein: MKITVKLFASFRDNRFKVADREYPCGTTGRSVMEEVGITEEEMGIVLVNGRHVSLDDALQEGDTLSMFPLVGGG; encoded by the coding sequence ATGAAGATTACCGTAAAGCTTTTCGCCTCCTTCAGGGATAACAGGTTCAAGGTCGCCGACCGGGAGTACCCGTGCGGCACGACCGGCCGTTCCGTGATGGAGGAAGTGGGGATCACCGAGGAAGAGATGGGGATCGTGCTGGTAAACGGCCGCCACGTCTCCCTCGATGACGCGTTGCAGGAAGGGGACACCCTGTCGATGTTCCCGCTCGTCGGTGGAGGGTAG